From the genome of Flammeovirgaceae bacterium:
TGGGGGTAATCACCGGCCAGGCCACGGTTTACCCCGTATTGCGCCATGATCACGTCATAGACGGTGGCCACCGGGATTTTTCCGTTTACGGTATCGATATATTTTACCGGAACGCCCCTCTGCCGGTGGTTGTCCAAACCAAAATCGGTAAAGGTGACCTGCATCACCTCATCGCTTTTGTCAATAAGGGTGAGGATGGGGTCATACGGCTTATCGTCCACCTCGTTCTCCAGCTTCATGTTCCAATTGCCGCCATTTTTTTCCCAACGGTGCCCTATAGCGCCTTTTGGCACCACCAATTTTCCGTTTTCATCAAAGCTAAGGAATTTCCAATCCCCGTTTTCGATCGAAGAGAACCCTCCCATTTCATTTGCCCTCACCAACTGGCCTGGCCTATAGTGGTCGCCATCTTTGTCCAGTTTCAACAACAAGGGGCTATCGGTATACTGTTTGGTGTATTCCAGGAAATAAGGGGTTTTCTTTTCGTGGTGCCATTCTTTCAAAATCAAATGGGTGACGGCCATCCAAAATGCGCCATCGCTTCCTGCGTGGAGGGGCACCCACTGGTCGGCATATTTGCACACCTGGCTAAAGTCCGGGGAGAACACCACCGTCTTGGTGCCATTATGCCTTGACTCTGCAAAAAAGTGGCAATCGGGCGTACGGGTCATGTTCAGGCAAGCGCCCATGTCGGCTATCATTTTTGCATTGTACCAGTCTGCGCTTTCGCACACATCGGTTTGTTCGCCCCATATTTCGGGGAAGGCCGTGGGCAGGTCGCAATACCAGTCATAAAAACTAAGGTTGACCCCACCAAAAAGCTGTAGGAAACGGGCTCCTGAAGCATAGCTCAACATGGACATTGCCGGAATAGGGGAAAACCCTATCACCCGGTCGGGCCCATATTTTTTGGCGGTATGGATGTTGGCGGCCGCCATGATTTCCATCACTTCGTCCCATTGTACGCGCCTAAACCCTCCCTTGCCCCTGGCTTTTTGGTATTTTGCCCTCTTCTCAGGGTCGTTTTGCAAGTTTGCCCACGCCTCCAGCGGGTTTCCTGTTTTTTCCCGCTCCGCGCGGTAAGCATCGATAAGGGCACTGCGGATCAACGGATATTTGATCCGCAACGGGCTGTACAAATACCACGAGAAGGAAATGCCACGCTGGCATCCCCTGGGCTCATAGGGTGGTATGGAGCTCTCCAGTAATGGGTAATCAATTTGTTGTGTTTCCCACACTACTATACCGTCTTTTACATGTATCTGCCAGGAGCAGCCCCCTGTACAGTTTACACCATGCGTGCTGCGGACGATACGATCGTGCTGAAAACGGTTCCTATAAAACTCTTCCCATTTTCTGGTTTGGGGCGAAATAATATCTTCTATCCAACTCATATTTGAAGGTTAAGACGTGTATATTAATAAGGTGATGATTTTAATTGCCGGTCATATATCCGTTGGTTTACGGCCTGCTTCCTTCGGTTTTTCCATACCAGGGAATAAACAATGAGGAGTGCGACAAAGCACACGCCCCCTGTCCATAGAAAATACTGCATGTAATTACGCGCATGCTGATCGTATTGCTGTTCGTTGGCGTATTTCAAAAAAGCCGTGATGTCGTACACCTCATCGTCCGTGACGGCCGCATTTTGATAGGCCTGCCGCATGGCAGGAAATGGCGAGCTGCTGACAATTCCCCTGACCCCGGCTTCGTTCATCCTGGCAAATACATCCGTAAGGTCCTTGGCCAAAAGCCCTCCCCCAATCAACCTATCGTTCTTTACATTGTGGCAGGAAATACATGCCGGGCCACGCCCTTCCAACCTCTGCTCTCCGGCAAACAGCATCCTGCCTACCTCAATCTCGGATGGGGTGGCCTCGTCAACGGACCGTACGGGTTCCTCGGGTTCCGCGTTTACCTCCCCTGTGGGCTGGCCTTCATCTGCCTTGGCCACGTACCCGGGACTTTTTGTTTTGATATAGCCCAAAATGGATTTGATCTCATCAGCATTGTATGGGGCATCCGGCATGATCATTTGGTTGTATTCCTTAAAGAGGGCCACCGCATCGGGGTCACCTTTGTTGATCATGGTTTGCGATGAAGTAATAAATTCCAACAACCAGGCTTCCGACCTCCTTTTGTTGACATCAACCAGGTCGGGGCCTATAAGCTTGCCTTTATTAATGGTATGGCAGGTGGCGCAAAATGAAGTGAAAAGAATTTCAGGGCTTCGTTGTGCAAAAACGGTGAAAGCGAAGGTCGTTAACACAAAACAAAAAACCAGCTTTGACTGCTTCATAACTTTGGATTGGATATGTTAGGATAAATATCTAATTTTCATATGAACAATAAAAGACTTATTTATCTTTTATTATTGAAATTTTTTAACGGTCGTTACGGGATGGAAATGGTGTTAACAGGGTTCCAGCTTGTCGTTAATTAGAATAAGTCTAAACAAGAAAATAAATGCCCCTCCTACACAATAATTGATGCGCCCCGGCAACAACATATTGCACTTTGCCAAGGTCATTGGGCTGTTGTTAATCGTGGCCATGATATGGCTTACCGCCAATCGCACCAGTGCCCCGGCACGGTATTCCAACGACCAGCCAAAGGCCACGGGCAATTTTGCGGAAGGGGGTGCCGAAGGGACCTGGACATGGTGGTACCCCAACGGGAAAAAGATGAGCGAAGGGGTGTTTGTAAAAGGAAAACGCAACGGGATATGGCATACCTGGTATGGCCATGGACAGAAAAAAAGCGAGGCTACCTACAAAGACGATAAACTGAACGGCCCCTACACCACTTGGCATGAAAATGGGAAAATAAAATCACTGCGGCACTATAAGGACGACCTGCTGGACGGGGCACAACAGTATTATGACACAGCAGGGATATTGATAATGGAAAAATTTTATATTGGAGGGGAAGTGGCCACAAAAGGCAAGGACAACAACAATCATTAAATTAAAATACCGAAACGATGGCAAAAAAGACAATGCCCAAACCACCCAGGTTTTACGAACAATTTGTTGAAAAATTCCCACAAGTGGCCGGGGCTTATGAGGCACTGGGCGATGCCGTGCATGGCCAGGGCCCTTTAAACGAACGCGACCGTGCACTCATCAAGTTGGCCATTTCGGGAAGCCATTTGTACAGCAGTGCCTTCAAGGCACATATTCGAAAGGCAACCGCATGCGGGGTTTCCCGTGAGGAGATTGAACAGGTTGTGTTGCTGCTGTTGCCCACGGTTGGCTTTCCCACGATGATGGCGGCCATGGGGATAGTAGAGGAACAAATGGGCAAAAAACAGTAAGCCCTACCCCATAAGGACCCTCCGGAATAGCGTCCGCAACAACCCGATGAACGTGATGGCCCATGCCATGAGCGCCAGGTAAACAAAATACCTGGGCAAGGGCAACAAGAAACCCAAACTCATGGCATCCGCCATTTCAAATGTGCTTACCGTGTACATGCCCAGGGGAAATACCGCCCCCCAATACAGCGGGTCATAGGTGACGGGAAGTTTTTTATACACATGCCTCCACACTGCCAGTATCACCAACATGGGTATCCACCAGGTGCCGGTGGCCCAATAAAAGATGCTGAACCCTTTCAGGAAGGCCAGGGTGGACAGCAGGAATGGCGCATGTGGCGTGTTGATGATGAGCAACGAACCCGCCATGGTGGATATCGCCATGGCCCCCATGTTTATCCAATATGGCGGGGAGAGGTCGTCCGGTGAAAACTTAAAAAAGGTATAGCGGTAAAAAATCAATGACATCATCCATATATACTGCATGCCCCCCCACAGCCACATGGAAAAAGCAAAAAAATTCATGATCAACTTGTACTCCCCCAGGTGCATGGAAAGCTTTGCGCTTAACACCGCCAGGGCCTGGGTGGAAACCACCGCCAACAGCCACGCGCCATTTATGCCCTCTGCCAGAGAAGGTTTGGTTTCCTTAATGGTAAAGGTGGTGAAGACCGTATAGGTGATGAGCAGCCAGAGCACGGCCCCCACCAGCCAGAGCACAAACGCCACTACATAATTATCCTGAACGAGTATGAACTGCACGCCCAATATGCAGGTAGCGGCCACAAAAGTAAATGCCCCCGGTCCTTTGGCATGGTCAAACAGGTCGTCAAGGAATTGCCGCCTGTACCAGGTAAAACGCAGGACAAAGGCGATGCACAATATCAGGTAAAAGGCAATGTTGAGCCAAAACATCGCGTAGGCCACGGGCTCCATTCCCAGTAAATAGCAGGCCACCGAATTTACCCCCGTAGCCATTACCAAAGCAAAATAGGAAAGGGGCAACTCCTTTATCATGGTTTGGATTGCCTTCATCCCGTTGGGCCTGGTCAATGTTGGCGACTGGTCAACCATCCATTACCGGGTGGCGGCCCGTTGAAGCACCAAACATATTATGGCTATAAAGGCCAGGAACATCCAGCACGTGGTCCACACACCAGTCGCCTTTAGGAAAAAACCAAAAATAATAGGATTGAAAAACCCTCCCAGTCCGCCCAATACGCCCACGATCCCGCCTACCGTGCCGATGTCATTGGGGTAATAGTCGGAAACATGCTTATAGACGGCCGCACTGCCAATGCCCATCATAATGCCAACAATAAAAATCAATCCCGAAAATATCCATTTATTGGCCTGAAAGTAGATGTGGGTCACCCCCCTGGCGATCAATTGGCCTTTGTTCACCACGTCCCCTTTTTTCACTACCGGCTCCTGGTTAAAGGTGGTGGTGGGCAAGAACAAAAAACCTTCATCGGTATGCTCTATCCCAAAGTAAAAAGTCACTTCCTCCTCTTCGTCCACTGCATTTTGCAATATGTACTTGTCGTTGTCGATCCAGATTTCATTTGAAGAAACCTCGGTGACCGTGCCCTGCTGGGAGGCCATAATCCCCTGTCCAGGTGCTTTTATCTCCATCCGTGGCACAAACAAAAAAACGAGGCAGACCAGGCACACGCCCAACACCCACAACAACACGATCCGGGCGCCTGCCTTATCGGAGAGCCAGCCCCCTAGCGACCTTATCACGCTGGAGGGCAAACTAAAGGCGGTGGCCATAAACCCGGCCGTGACGATGGTCATGGAATACACGTTTACATAATAGGGAATAAGCCACTGTGCCAGCGCCACAAAGCTTCCAAAAACAAAAAAGTAGTAGAGGCCAAAACGCCAAACCCTGAACTCCTTGAGCGGAAGGAGGCGCTGGGCCATCGTCTTGCGCTGGTCAGGCTTTTTGTTTTTTGTGCCCAATAAAAAAACAAAGGCAAAAACTACCAGGAGTGCCGCGTACAGTTGGGGCAAAGTCCTCCAGGCTTCCAGGTTGGCACCATCACGGGTAAGGGCATTTAGTATGGTGGGTGCAAACATGGTGGTAAAGGCAGCACCTACATTTCCCATTCCAAAGATGCCCAGGGCCGTGCCCTGCTTTTCCTTGGGGTACCATACGGCCGTATAGGCCACCCCTGCCGCAAAGGAACTGCCCGACAACCCAAACCCAAAACTCAGCAAAAGAAAGGACGTATAGCCGTTGGCATAGGACAAGAAGAACATGGGAATGGCACAAAAAAACAATATGCCGGCCATTACCCAGCGCCCCCCCAGTTTGTCGGTGAGGATACCCATTGGCAGCCGCATGACCGAGCCCACTAAAACAGGAATTCCCAACAAAACACCGATCTGCACGGCATTCCAGGCGAATATATTGTTCTCCACCAAAAAGGTGACCAACACGCCATTGATCATCCAGGCGGCAAAGCACACGGCAAATGCCATCGTGCTTAGAAATAACATTCGGTGGGAGGTTGTAGTGCTGTGCGCTTCCATTGTCATTCTTTTAAAATATTCCTGGCCTTACATCCATGGCCATAAAAAAACATTCGTTCATTTATCTCCTGTCGGGTCAAAACAACAACCCTGAAAACCTGTTCTTCATATTGGGCCTCACAAGCAGCGCCACATAGCCCCAGTTTTGAACCAGCGCAGGATTGGCCTCCCCACTTATTGCTTCAAGTACCTCGCTGGCAAACAGTTGTGAGTACCCTCCCTGAAGTGAAACCACCTCGTTGGCGATGAACCCAATGGTAAAGTCCAGTTCCGTGCCCAATGTTTTGCCCAGCCTGGCATTCCCAGCATAGGCATTTGCGGCAGTAAAAAACCTATGGGTGTTTACCGACAGGAAAACCTTATTGGCAGGGTCAAACCGGGCCCTCAAAAAATAATCCTGCAACCCCAGGGAATGGGCGTGCCTCCCCCCAGCGTAAAAAAAATCCATATAACCATTGTGGGCATGGTTGGTCCCATAAAAAGGGACATAAGACCGGTTGATACTGCCATTCGCCTGTTGGGAGGTGCCCGTTAGTATTTCACCACCAAGGGTGGCCTGGATTTTTTTCCCCTTCTCCGCGTTCAGCACCGTTTTGTACGAAGCCTGCACACTGGCATCATGGGCGTCCACTTTACTATTGGAAATATCCCTACCCGACTGGTGGTAATAAAACCCCGAAAAAGCAAACCCCCCACTGCCCATTTCCAGTTTAGGGATTCCTACCGTCTGGACATACCTGGTTTTCACTTTGCCCTGGTCGTTTTGTTCCAGGCCATTGTTCCAAAACAGCAAACCAAATGACAAAGGCCCCAATACATTTTCGTAATGGACAAATTGGGCAGCCTTATATTGATTGTTTATTGTAAATGGTGTGTTGGCCAGGGCCCAGTTTGCCTGGTTGTACCCTGCGCCAAAGTGCAGCTTCACTTGCCCCCTTTCGAATTTCACCAAAGCAAAATCGTGCGACCTGGCCTGCAGCGCCCAATCCAGGTTCCCTAAGAACCGGGCATTGTCATAATTCAACTCCTGCCGTCCTACCTTTGCCGCCCATAATTCACCCAACGGCACCTCGGCATAGGCTTCGTGAACAGACAGGAAGCCATCGCCCGAATTGGCCTGTGGGGCACTGCCCCAAACCCGTACATCCTGCACACTAACGAAAAAACTTGCCTTGCCGGTAGCGAATTGAAAATGGATCCTGGCCCTCTGCCCTACCCCTATAAAGGGGGCCTGCCCCTTGGCCCTAAGCCCACCATAACCATTTCTATACTCCCCGCGGGCAAAATACTGGCCCCCAACCATAAACTGGGCGGTAGCGGGTGCAACGGCCAACCCCATCACCAGGACTGCAACAATTGGACGAATGTTCAGTATGCCTTGCATGGATTGCCCCTTTTTACCCTTGGCCCACTGCCTTTCTTCACTATGCTTTTTCCCCCGGAGTCATTTTATCTATTGATCCTATTAGTACTTTGTTTTTCTGGCCTTGCCCCAGGCCTCCCATAGGGCCGGGTTTAACCAAAAATAAGAAAGAAGGCAAAATAAAAGACTATTTTATCTTTATTTATTTACCTTTGCCCTTTAAACCATTCAAACCCCCGCCATATGCAACCCACATCGCCCCATTCCTTTCATATTCCAGTAATGGGCCTGGCCTACACCATTGACACCCCTATAAAAGTGGCCCGTTTTGGAATTTCTTCCGTAATCTCCATTATCGAAGACAACCTGGTGGAAAAGATGAGGGAACACTACTACCGATCGGTTGGCATGCCCTACACGCCCATCGCCCCTACCGAAGAAGACTATCGCGCCAGGCGCATTACCGATTACCTAAACCTCGTCAACCTGATTGTAAAGAAGCAGTTTGAAGAACTAAAAGCTGCGCCTTTTGAGGAAGGGTCTGACCTGAACAAATACTTTGAAATGCTGCCCGGCCACAGCGACCTGAAAAGGATTTTCAACCTGATGGGCACCCTCAACGACCCGGAAGACATATTGCAACTGGAACATTGGCTTAGGGAACACCTCCAACCGGGAAGCATTGACGTGAACATCATGACCAAGCTGGACAAAAACAACCACGACAAGCAAGGGAATGTGATCGAAGATGGCTCGGACGCAGTGGCGGCACTGCGCGGTTATGCCAACAGCCACTTGTCCAATTCATCCGTCATCCTTTCCGCTGGGATGAACCCGCGGCTTTTTGCCTACATGGAAAAGCTGGATGCATTCGATGCGGACAGGGAAGGCAACTTTCAAAAAAAGATCGTGATCAAAGTATCCGATTACCGGTCAGCGCTCATCCAGGGAAAAATGCTGGCAAAGAAAGGGCTCTGGGTAAGTGAGTTCCGCATTGAGTCGGGGCTTAATTGCGGGGGCCATGCCTTTGCTACGGACGGTTACCTGATAGGCCCCATCCTACAGGAGTTCAAAGACAAGAGAAGCGAACTGGCAAATACCCTTTTTGAAACCTACAGCCAGGCATTGGCCGAAAAAGGTAAAACGGGTTTTGACCATCCACATCCTGTAAAGGTTACCGTGCAAGGGGGCATTGGCACGCAGGCAGAAAACGAACTGCTCCACCGTTACTATGGCGTGGACGGTACCGGCTGGGGCACCCCTTTTTTATTGGTGCCGGAGGCCACCACGGTGGATGAAGATACGCTGAAATTGCTGAGCAAGGCCAAAGAGGAGGATGTGGTCCTCAGCAAAAACTCCCCGTTGGGGGTCCGCTTTCATTATCTAAAAGGCACCACAGGGGAAAAGGAAAAATTGGCCCGCATAGCCAAAGGCCGCCCCGGCAGCCCCTGCACGGAGAAATACCTGGTTTCCAATACGGAGTTCAGCAAAGAACCCATTTGTACGGCATCCCGCGTTTACCAAAAAAAGAAAATCGCGGAGTTGAAAGAACAGGGCTTGCCTGAACCAGAGTACAAGGCCCAACTTCAGGACGTGCTAGACAAAGAGTGCCTGTGCATTGGCCTGAGCAATGCGGCCATTAAGGTGCACCAGGCCACCCCCTTTAAGAAACTGGACGCAATAAACATATGCCCCGGCCCCAACATCGCCTACTTTACCGAAATCGTATCGTTAAAAAAGATGATCGACCATATTTACGGGCGCGTCAACATCCTGCAAGGCAACCGGCCCCATATGTTCGTTAAGGAACTTTCCATATATATCAACTATTGGAGCGAGCTCTTGCAGGAAGCAAAGGCCCTGGTGGACAAGCGGAAACAAACGTATATAAAGAATTTCTATGAGAACCTCATGAAAGGGATCTCGTACTACCGCGACCTGTCCGGAAAAGTAAGTGGGGAATTTGCCGCCCTGGGGGCCAAAATCGACCATAGCCTGGACGAGGCCGAGGGCCAACTGGCCGAGTTGTTGAAGGCGTACATGGCCCAGGTGCCGGCAGAAGTTGCCCCGGAAGTGGCAAATTAAGGTGTGGCCATTTGTCCAGGTTGCCGTATTATTGTAATTAGGTGCCTTTAAAAGAATAACTTACCCTTATGTTTTCAAAAGCTTGTGAGTATGCCATCAGGGCAACATTGTATATTTCGAGCAAAAGCGTAAACGGGTCCAAACTCAGTATCAAGGAGATTGCCAAGGAGATCGACTCGCCAGAGCCTTTCACGGCAAAAATCCTTCAGGTCCTTTCCAGGGAGAAGATAATTTCATCCATTAAAGGGCCAAACGGTGGCTTTTACCTGGACCCCAAAGCCAAGCCCATTCCCCTGAACACCATCGTAAGGGCAATGGATGGCGAGGATGTCTTGCACACCTGCTCGCTGGGGCTAAAGGTCTGTTCCGATGCGTCACCCTGCCCCATCCATCACGAAATCAAAAGGTATAAAGACCGCCTGCGAAAGATAATGAAGGAAAAAACGGTGCAAGGCCTAACCCGGGAACTGGCCAACGGGAAAACCTTCCTAAAAATCGACAAGAAAATAGCCATGCGCTGACAACGGCCACAGCCGCCCGCAAACCATTATTCCAACTGCATGGGTTCGGCCATGCTATTTTTGATGGGTTTCCGAACACCATTCAAGGGCTTCCTGCTGGCCACGCCCTTATCGGGATAGGAATTGGACAAGGCAAAAGGTTTTAACAACGGATAAACGATCAGGGCAAACCCGGTAAAAATAAATATGCCAGCCAATGTGAAAACCACAAAATAAGGGACAAGCCCTTTCACCATTTCACCAAATGGGCCTGCCTGCGGGTCCATTTGCCACACCGACCGTTGGATTCCCGCCCCCACCAATGCCATAAAAAACACAAACAACGAACCGTTGACGATCAAATACCCATTGGCAACCTGCCGCTGGTGGCGTTTTCCAAACTGAAGGTTTTCGCCAAGAACGTCAAAGCAGACGGCCATCAGCAGCATGGTGTTGATGCCGATGGTGGTGCCCATCACATGGGCCACCGTAATGTGGGTGCCATGCGTGTATACATTTATGGCCGGAACGGACATGGCAATGGCCAGGAACAAGTTGACCAATATCCACACGTCCGCGGCCCATAGGAACCGGTAAGGCACCAGATGGTCGAATTTTTGCGCCTGGGTCACCGTCCCCTTCCATTTGTAGATTATCCTCCCCAGTATCAACAGCTCCGTCATGCTGACCACATACCCAATGTGCTTGATGCTGCCGCTTACCGGTAGCAAATAAACATGGTGGCTCCAGTTGAAAAACAGGTTAAACAATCCTAAAAAATAAAGGGAAAACCCAATTTTGGAATGGCCATAGCTTTTGTCTTTGCTGATTTTCTCCATCAGGTATATCCCCAGCCCGTACACCAGCATGTTCCAACAGCCCACCAGTGATCCGTAAGACTTCCACTGCACGGTCATGTCGCGCACCACATCTTGTTGGAAATACGGCAGCAGCCAGAGGTAAGACTCGGAAAAAATCAACAGGAAGCCTATTGCCCCGGTAAGCCACATCCACACATAAACGGGCTGCTTCCGCCACGATTTAATGGACTTGATGTAGTTGATGGCAAATAAGCCCCACCCCAATAGTATGGGCACCGCCAGCAGGGGCGGGAACTCCCAGTACTCACGCCCTCCAAAAGACCCAGCAAGGTAGCTCGCCAAAACCAGGAGCACCGTCACCACGAAAACTGCCCACTGCAGGCGCAGCAACTTTGTGGAAAACAAATTGCGCCCAATATATTCGCGGGTGTAGTGCAACACACCGCCCATGGCAGCCAGCAATATCCAAAATACCACCGAGGACACATGAAGGGGCCTGGTTTTTTCGAATGAAAGGTAAGTTTTTAAAAAGCCCGGCAGGATGTACTGCAAACCCCCAACGATCCCAAACAACATCCCGGTAATCAAAAGTATCAAACCGGTGGACAAAAATAATTTCGTCAACGAAATCCTACGGGTTGGCAATGGTTCCATCGTAATTGATCCTAAATTGTTTCGGGTCCGATTTTCCTGAAGCATCCACATGCCGCAAGTACTGCAACAGTGCGGCCATCTCGTGTTCCTCCAACTGAAAAGAAGGCATCACGGGCGTGCCGGCTTTTACAAAAGCCTCTATGTACACAGGGCCTTTGCCCTTTGAGGAGTAAACATTGGTAAGGTCGGGGCCCAAAAAGCCGCCCAGCCCATACACCTGATGGCACGCCCCACAGTTTTTGTTTTGCCAAACCATTTTTCCCTCCATGACGGCCGCTGCCTCCGCATCCTTCGCCTGGGCTATCGGCTGGCGGTAAATAAATGAAGTATAGGCCAGAAACGATACCAATAAACAGGAAATTAGTATATATTTCGATTTATCTGCCATCAACGATAGGTTCAGTGGGCAAAATTAAAATAAATAAAGACTTTAAAGTCTTTTTATGGTAAATTTGTGGGCTCAAAACGGATAGGGAAGGACAATTATCGCGGATAAATGGTGAATACGGGAATAGAAAGCAAGGCCGCAACCGGGGTTACCGTAAAAGTTGTGGAAACCGATCAGGATTTAAAGGATTTCATTGGGTTCCCCTACAGCTTGTACCGAAACAACCCCTACTATGTCCCCCCCCTCAGGGCAGATCAGGAAACGGTATTGCGGGTGGACCAAAACCCAGCTTTTGACCATTGCACGGCACAATATTGGCTTGCCTACAAAAACAACAGGGTGGTAGGCCGCATTGCCGGTATCGTCAACCATGCATTCATTGACAAATGGAAAAAGAAGTACGCGCGGTTCGGATGGTTTGATTTTGAAGAGCAAGAAGGGGTGGCCCCGTCATTATTGTCCACATGCGAAAACTGGGCAAAAAAACAAGGCATGGAAGCCTTACATGGCCCCATGGGCTTCACCAATTTCGACCCGGCAGGAATGTTGGTGGAAGGGTTTGATCAACTGGCCACCATATCCGCGTTGTACAACTACCCCTACTATGTGTCCGCCATCGAAAAAGCGGGATACCGCAAAGAAGTGGATTGGGTGGAATACAAAATCCAGGTGGCGGGCACTGTGCCAAAAAAAATCGAGCAACTGGCCAAGATTGTAAAGCGGAGGAACAAAGTGGAAGTAATCAATCCACAAAAGTCGCAAGACATTGAAAGGTATGCACACGAGATATTCAAACTGATCAATACGTGCTATAGCCACCTGCACGGGATGGTGGAATTAACGGAAAAACAAATCCAGTTTTATATCAGGCAATACCTGCCCATTATAAGAAAGGACTTTATCACCCTGGTGGTCAACGAAACCGGGGCGCTCATTGCCTTTGGCATTACCATGCCTTCCCTTTCCAAAGCCTTGCAGAAGGCAAATGGCAGCTTGTTCCCCTTTGGGTTTTTGCACCTTTTTATGGACATGCGCAAAAACAATATGGGGGAACTTTGCCTCGTGGGCGTGCGCCCCGATTACCAGGGCAAGGGCATTAACGCGCTGCTCTTGGAAGAGGTGAACAAGTCCTATATACAAAACAAAATCAAAGTGGTTGAGTCCAACCCGGAGTTGGAAGACAACAGGCAGGTGCAATCCTTATGGGATTATTACGAAGCACGGCAGCACAAGCGAAGGAGGTGCTATATAAAACCATTGATTTCATGAAAACAGCAGTGGACACACGATCTATCACAAACTCCATACTGGAATTAAAGGAAAAAAAGAACGCCATCATCATCGCCCACTACTATCAGGCGCCTGAAATACAGGACGTGGCCGATGTGGTGGGCGACAGTTTGCAAATGGCGCAACAGGCCGCCCAGTCCGAGGCCGACATCATTGTGGTGGCCGGTGTGTACTTTATGGCCGAAACGGCAAAAATCCTTAATCCGTTGCGCAAAGTACTCCTCCCCGACACTGGGGCCGGCTGCTCTTTGGCAGACTCCTGCCCTCCGGCAGAATTCAAAAAATTTATAGATGCCCATCCCGGCTCGCCTGTTGTCACCTATGTGAATTGCAGTGCCGAGGTCAAGGCCATGAGCGATATCGTTTGCACCTCTTCCAATGC
Proteins encoded in this window:
- a CDS encoding c-type cytochrome; protein product: MKQSKLVFCFVLTTFAFTVFAQRSPEILFTSFCATCHTINKGKLIGPDLVDVNKRRSEAWLLEFITSSQTMINKGDPDAVALFKEYNQMIMPDAPYNADEIKSILGYIKTKSPGYVAKADEGQPTGEVNAEPEEPVRSVDEATPSEIEVGRMLFAGEQRLEGRGPACISCHNVKNDRLIGGGLLAKDLTDVFARMNEAGVRGIVSSSPFPAMRQAYQNAAVTDDEVYDITAFLKYANEQQYDQHARNYMQYFLWTGGVCFVALLIVYSLVWKNRRKQAVNQRIYDRQLKSSPY
- a CDS encoding toxin-antitoxin system YwqK family antitoxin; translation: MRPGNNILHFAKVIGLLLIVAMIWLTANRTSAPARYSNDQPKATGNFAEGGAEGTWTWWYPNGKKMSEGVFVKGKRNGIWHTWYGHGQKKSEATYKDDKLNGPYTTWHENGKIKSLRHYKDDLLDGAQQYYDTAGILIMEKFYIGGEVATKGKDNNNH
- a CDS encoding carboxymuconolactone decarboxylase family protein, giving the protein MPKPPRFYEQFVEKFPQVAGAYEALGDAVHGQGPLNERDRALIKLAISGSHLYSSAFKAHIRKATACGVSREEIEQVVLLLLPTVGFPTMMAAMGIVEEQMGKKQ
- a CDS encoding cbb3-type cytochrome c oxidase subunit I, which encodes MTKLFLSTGLILLITGMLFGIVGGLQYILPGFLKTYLSFEKTRPLHVSSVVFWILLAAMGGVLHYTREYIGRNLFSTKLLRLQWAVFVVTVLLVLASYLAGSFGGREYWEFPPLLAVPILLGWGLFAINYIKSIKSWRKQPVYVWMWLTGAIGFLLIFSESYLWLLPYFQQDVVRDMTVQWKSYGSLVGCWNMLVYGLGIYLMEKISKDKSYGHSKIGFSLYFLGLFNLFFNWSHHVYLLPVSGSIKHIGYVVSMTELLILGRIIYKWKGTVTQAQKFDHLVPYRFLWAADVWILVNLFLAIAMSVPAINVYTHGTHITVAHVMGTTIGINTMLLMAVCFDVLGENLQFGKRHQRQVANGYLIVNGSLFVFFMALVGAGIQRSVWQMDPQAGPFGEMVKGLVPYFVVFTLAGIFIFTGFALIVYPLLKPFALSNSYPDKGVASRKPLNGVRKPIKNSMAEPMQLE
- a CDS encoding Rrf2 family transcriptional regulator; the encoded protein is MFSKACEYAIRATLYISSKSVNGSKLSIKEIAKEIDSPEPFTAKILQVLSREKIISSIKGPNGGFYLDPKAKPIPLNTIVRAMDGEDVLHTCSLGLKVCSDASPCPIHHEIKRYKDRLRKIMKEKTVQGLTRELANGKTFLKIDKKIAMR
- a CDS encoding cytochrome c, which gives rise to MADKSKYILISCLLVSFLAYTSFIYRQPIAQAKDAEAAAVMEGKMVWQNKNCGACHQVYGLGGFLGPDLTNVYSSKGKGPVYIEAFVKAGTPVMPSFQLEEHEMAALLQYLRHVDASGKSDPKQFRINYDGTIANP
- a CDS encoding tellurite resistance/C4-dicarboxylate transporter family protein, which codes for MKAIQTMIKELPLSYFALVMATGVNSVACYLLGMEPVAYAMFWLNIAFYLILCIAFVLRFTWYRRQFLDDLFDHAKGPGAFTFVAATCILGVQFILVQDNYVVAFVLWLVGAVLWLLITYTVFTTFTIKETKPSLAEGINGAWLLAVVSTQALAVLSAKLSMHLGEYKLIMNFFAFSMWLWGGMQYIWMMSLIFYRYTFFKFSPDDLSPPYWINMGAMAISTMAGSLLIINTPHAPFLLSTLAFLKGFSIFYWATGTWWIPMLVILAVWRHVYKKLPVTYDPLYWGAVFPLGMYTVSTFEMADAMSLGFLLPLPRYFVYLALMAWAITFIGLLRTLFRRVLMG
- a CDS encoding MFS transporter, whose protein sequence is MLFLSTMAFAVCFAAWMINGVLVTFLVENNIFAWNAVQIGVLLGIPVLVGSVMRLPMGILTDKLGGRWVMAGILFFCAIPMFFLSYANGYTSFLLLSFGFGLSGSSFAAGVAYTAVWYPKEKQGTALGIFGMGNVGAAFTTMFAPTILNALTRDGANLEAWRTLPQLYAALLVVFAFVFLLGTKNKKPDQRKTMAQRLLPLKEFRVWRFGLYYFFVFGSFVALAQWLIPYYVNVYSMTIVTAGFMATAFSLPSSVIRSLGGWLSDKAGARIVLLWVLGVCLVCLVFLFVPRMEIKAPGQGIMASQQGTVTEVSSNEIWIDNDKYILQNAVDEEEEVTFYFGIEHTDEGFLFLPTTTFNQEPVVKKGDVVNKGQLIARGVTHIYFQANKWIFSGLIFIVGIMMGIGSAAVYKHVSDYYPNDIGTVGGIVGVLGGLGGFFNPIIFGFFLKATGVWTTCWMFLAFIAIICLVLQRAATR